A genomic stretch from Candidatus Dormiibacterota bacterium includes:
- a CDS encoding glutamate synthase-related protein, whose amino-acid sequence MYDSRFEHDACGIGFVADAGGRASRGIVESALAALHRVRHRGAVAADHRSGDGAGLLLAIPDAFFRDWMQQAAINVEPGVRLGVAVVFLSNAPGADGHNQRRLTRRLFDEACRAEQLDLIDWRPVPVEPAALGDLARSTAPQIEQAVVAVGDSVSSSDAEARCYRTRKRVERSVRAASLGVYVASMSFRTLTYKAMCAADQLAAFYPDLRDQRFIAPFAIFHQRYSTNTAPSWERAQPFRMLCHNGEINTIQGNVNRMRAREGRLGAKVWADEGLLVPVIDERGSDSAMLDNALELLVRGGRDVRQGLAMLVPEAWEGFDVDPAVRDFYRYHACLIEPWDGPAGLVFTDGMRVGAVLDRNGLRPLRYAVCEDGLIACASEAGAVDVDGHGRVRRGKLGPGEMLCVDPERGGLEENDVIKSRLAAQEPYGRWLDDNLQSLEPGEPDEAIPPDLVARQAAFGYTKEEFTYVLRPMATQGKEPIFSMGDDTALSVLAGPSRLLYSYFKQRFAQVTNPPIDHLRERLVMSLRSYLGPPAPLLSTGPAAARLVQLDSFVLYPSGLEAVRALGTPFASSDLDATFAVADGPSGLRAACERLAQDAVRAARFGASILIVSDRDAGPERAPIPALLAVGTVHHHLMRQGLRGRTSLVIETDEAREVHHVVCLLGYGAQAICPRLGMASIRALAAAGHLKGEAADGRGAQEHYVKALEDGTLKVLAKMGISTLDGYQGAQIFEIIGLDADVVDLGFAGTPSPVGGATFTDIAEQVLANHAVGFGTASPALVSPGFFKHHKQGTEYHATNPDVVDALHDAVPAKDVAAAPAEEPAPLALASVKASPNGAGEMPTKEMAAAHALQRAVATGPDGSGFASYEKFARLVNDRPPTYPRDLLAMRPAGPALPLNEVEPATAILRRFSTGAMSHGSIAAEAHETIAIAMNRLGGKSNTGEGGEDPARYRTKGLPIDRNSRIKQVASGRFGVTPEYCVFADELQIKMAQGSKPGEGGQLPGHKATAEIARLRHTQQGIALISPPPHHDIYSIEDLAQLIYDLKQVNPLAAVSVKLVAEAGVGTIAAGVVKGLADVVHIAGMDGGTGASPLSSIKNAGMPWEIGLAETQQTLRINDLRHRVRLRVDGGIKSGRDVVISALLGADEYSFGTAALLAEGCIMVRTCHLDTCPVGIATQRPELRAKFAGTPEMLEAYLTHVAEEIRHILAGLGLRRLDDAIGRTDLLSQRITGDAHADRLDLSPLLSDEGSEPRRFVGSIPLQRPSSALGDRVCLDALTAVLTGADVRASYPIENSDRSVGARLGGALARECGASPPAGSASFTFTGSAGQSFGAFLTDGIEFVLIGEANDYVGKGMGGGRIILRPPANDAGDPHLLGNTVLYGATGGELFCAGKAGERFAVRNSGASAVVEGVGEHGAEYMTGGTLVVLGPVGHNLGAGMTGGEVFVYDDGIGVPAMVNPELVDVHRLSGEHQLLAEQGLRLRALIEEHARYTGSSVARAILDDWHAALHRFWRVAPKADVALIENAHEGTVASRA is encoded by the coding sequence TTGTACGACTCGCGCTTCGAGCACGACGCCTGCGGGATCGGTTTCGTCGCTGACGCTGGAGGGCGAGCCAGCCGAGGAATCGTCGAGTCCGCCCTCGCGGCGCTGCATCGTGTCCGCCATCGCGGAGCGGTGGCCGCGGATCACCGGTCAGGCGACGGCGCGGGCCTCCTGCTGGCCATTCCCGATGCCTTCTTTCGCGACTGGATGCAGCAGGCCGCGATCAATGTCGAGCCGGGCGTCCGGCTTGGGGTGGCCGTCGTCTTCCTCTCGAATGCCCCCGGCGCCGACGGTCACAATCAACGACGTCTGACGCGGCGGCTGTTCGACGAGGCCTGTCGCGCCGAGCAGCTCGACCTGATCGATTGGCGTCCGGTGCCGGTCGAACCGGCGGCGCTCGGCGATCTGGCCCGCTCGACCGCCCCGCAAATCGAGCAGGCCGTCGTCGCTGTCGGCGACTCAGTGTCGAGTTCCGATGCCGAGGCGCGCTGTTACCGGACGCGCAAGCGCGTCGAGCGCTCCGTTCGGGCGGCGAGCCTGGGTGTCTATGTGGCGTCGATGTCGTTTCGGACCCTGACGTATAAGGCGATGTGCGCCGCCGACCAGCTGGCCGCCTTCTACCCCGACCTTCGCGACCAGCGATTCATCGCCCCCTTCGCGATCTTCCACCAGCGCTACAGTACGAACACCGCGCCCTCGTGGGAGCGGGCTCAGCCGTTCCGGATGCTGTGCCACAACGGCGAGATCAACACCATCCAGGGCAACGTCAACCGGATGCGTGCCCGCGAGGGTCGTCTTGGTGCCAAGGTGTGGGCCGACGAGGGCTTGCTGGTGCCGGTCATCGATGAGCGCGGATCCGACTCGGCGATGCTCGACAATGCGCTCGAGCTGCTGGTCCGCGGTGGCCGCGACGTGCGCCAGGGTCTGGCCATGCTCGTGCCGGAAGCCTGGGAGGGCTTCGACGTCGATCCGGCGGTCCGCGATTTCTATCGCTACCACGCGTGCTTGATTGAACCCTGGGACGGGCCTGCTGGCCTGGTCTTCACCGACGGAATGCGGGTGGGTGCCGTCCTGGACCGCAACGGCCTGCGGCCGCTGCGTTACGCCGTCTGCGAGGACGGACTGATCGCCTGCGCCTCGGAAGCCGGCGCCGTTGATGTTGACGGACATGGCCGCGTCCGGCGCGGGAAACTGGGGCCGGGTGAGATGCTCTGCGTCGATCCCGAGCGCGGCGGGCTGGAGGAAAACGACGTCATCAAGAGCCGGCTCGCCGCCCAAGAGCCGTACGGTCGCTGGTTGGACGACAACCTGCAGTCGCTCGAGCCCGGGGAACCCGACGAAGCGATCCCGCCAGACCTGGTGGCCCGCCAGGCCGCCTTCGGCTACACGAAGGAGGAGTTCACCTACGTGCTGCGACCGATGGCGACCCAGGGCAAGGAGCCGATCTTCTCCATGGGCGACGACACGGCGCTCTCGGTGCTGGCCGGGCCGTCGCGTCTTCTCTACAGCTATTTCAAGCAGCGCTTCGCGCAAGTGACGAACCCGCCGATCGACCATCTCCGGGAGCGCCTTGTGATGTCGCTGCGCAGCTATCTGGGACCGCCGGCCCCGCTGCTCTCGACCGGACCCGCTGCCGCACGACTGGTGCAGCTCGATTCGTTCGTCCTCTATCCCTCAGGACTCGAGGCGGTGCGCGCGCTCGGCACTCCTTTTGCGTCGAGCGACCTAGATGCGACCTTCGCGGTTGCCGACGGACCGTCCGGATTGCGGGCGGCCTGCGAGCGGCTCGCGCAGGATGCCGTGCGCGCCGCGCGCTTTGGGGCGTCCATCCTGATCGTTTCGGATCGCGATGCCGGGCCCGAGCGGGCGCCGATCCCGGCGCTGCTCGCCGTCGGAACCGTGCACCACCATCTCATGCGCCAGGGTCTGCGCGGGCGGACCAGCCTGGTCATCGAGACGGATGAGGCTCGCGAGGTTCATCATGTCGTCTGCCTGCTGGGCTATGGCGCACAGGCGATCTGCCCGCGTCTCGGCATGGCATCGATCAGGGCGCTGGCCGCGGCCGGCCATCTGAAAGGGGAGGCTGCCGACGGCCGGGGCGCGCAGGAGCATTACGTCAAAGCGCTCGAGGATGGCACCCTCAAGGTGCTCGCCAAGATGGGCATCTCGACGCTCGATGGCTACCAGGGGGCGCAGATCTTCGAAATCATCGGCCTGGATGCCGACGTGGTCGACCTCGGCTTTGCCGGGACACCGTCTCCGGTGGGCGGCGCGACATTCACCGATATCGCCGAGCAGGTGCTGGCGAATCATGCCGTCGGGTTTGGGACCGCGTCGCCGGCCCTGGTGAGTCCTGGCTTCTTCAAGCATCACAAGCAGGGGACCGAATATCACGCGACGAACCCCGATGTCGTCGATGCACTCCATGACGCCGTGCCGGCAAAGGACGTGGCCGCGGCTCCGGCAGAAGAGCCGGCGCCGTTAGCGCTGGCATCGGTCAAGGCCTCCCCCAATGGCGCAGGGGAGATGCCGACGAAAGAGATGGCCGCCGCACACGCGCTGCAGCGCGCGGTGGCGACCGGACCCGACGGCAGCGGCTTCGCCTCGTACGAGAAGTTTGCCCGGCTGGTCAACGACCGACCGCCGACCTATCCAAGAGACCTGCTGGCGATGCGACCGGCCGGCCCGGCATTACCGCTCAATGAGGTCGAGCCCGCCACCGCGATCCTGCGGCGGTTCTCGACCGGCGCCATGTCGCACGGCTCCATCGCCGCGGAGGCGCACGAGACGATCGCGATCGCGATGAACCGGCTCGGCGGAAAGAGCAACACCGGCGAGGGGGGCGAGGACCCAGCGCGATATCGCACGAAGGGTCTGCCGATCGACCGCAACTCGCGGATCAAGCAGGTGGCGTCGGGGCGATTCGGGGTCACGCCCGAGTACTGCGTCTTCGCCGATGAGTTGCAGATCAAGATGGCGCAGGGATCGAAGCCCGGCGAGGGCGGCCAGCTGCCGGGCCACAAGGCGACTGCCGAGATCGCACGCCTACGCCATACCCAGCAAGGAATTGCCCTGATCTCGCCGCCGCCGCACCACGACATCTATTCCATCGAAGACCTGGCCCAGCTGATCTACGACCTCAAGCAGGTCAATCCCCTGGCGGCCGTGTCCGTCAAGCTCGTCGCCGAGGCCGGCGTTGGGACGATCGCCGCCGGCGTGGTCAAGGGCCTGGCCGACGTGGTGCATATCGCCGGCATGGACGGCGGGACGGGCGCCAGCCCGCTGTCGTCGATCAAGAACGCCGGGATGCCCTGGGAGATTGGCCTGGCAGAAACGCAACAGACGCTCCGGATCAACGACCTGCGCCATCGGGTTCGCCTGCGCGTCGATGGCGGAATCAAGTCCGGTCGGGACGTGGTCATTTCCGCACTGCTGGGCGCCGACGAGTACAGCTTTGGCACGGCGGCGCTGCTGGCCGAGGGTTGCATCATGGTGCGCACCTGCCACCTGGACACCTGCCCGGTGGGGATTGCGACCCAGCGTCCGGAACTGCGGGCCAAGTTCGCCGGGACGCCGGAGATGCTCGAGGCCTATCTGACGCACGTCGCCGAGGAGATCCGCCACATCCTGGCAGGACTCGGCCTGCGCAGACTTGACGACGCGATTGGCCGGACGGACTTGCTGTCGCAGCGCATCACGGGGGACGCGCATGCTGACCGCCTGGACCTTTCACCGCTGCTGAGCGACGAGGGCTCGGAACCACGCCGGTTCGTTGGCTCGATTCCGCTGCAGCGACCGTCGTCCGCGCTGGGCGATCGCGTTTGCCTGGACGCACTGACCGCAGTCCTTACCGGCGCCGATGTGCGCGCCAGCTACCCGATCGAAAATTCCGACCGGTCGGTCGGGGCGCGGTTGGGGGGTGCGCTGGCGCGGGAGTGCGGGGCGTCGCCGCCGGCCGGGTCGGCATCCTTCACGTTTACGGGGTCGGCCGGCCAGAGCTTCGGGGCATTCCTCACCGACGGCATCGAGTTCGTCTTGATCGGTGAGGCGAACGATTACGTGGGAAAGGGAATGGGAGGTGGGCGAATCATCCTGCGCCCGCCTGCCAACGATGCGGGCGATCCCCACCTGCTCGGCAACACCGTTCTCTACGGCGCGACCGGAGGCGAGCTCTTCTGCGCCGGGAAAGCGGGTGAGCGCTTCGCGGTTCGCAACAGCGGCGCCTCGGCGGTGGTCGAGGGCGTAGGGGAGCATGGAGCCGAATACATGACCGGCGGCACCCTGGTGGTGCTCGGCCCGGTGGGCCACAACCTCGGCGCAGGAATGACGGGCGGCGAAGTCTTCGTCTACGACGACGGGATTGGCGTGCCCGCGATGGTGAATCCCGAGCTGGTCGACGTCCATCGGCTCAGCGGGGAGCACCAGCTCCTCGCGGAGCAGGGTCTGCGGTTACGCGCGCTGATCGAGGAGCACGCGAGGTACACAGGGTCGTCGGTGGCCCGCGCCATCCTCGATGACTGGCACGCGGCGCTGCATCGGTTCTGGAGAGTCGCACCGAAGGCCGACGTCGCCCTCATCGAAAACGCCCACGAGGGCACGGTCGCCTCGCGAGCGTAG
- a CDS encoding selenium-binding protein SBP56-related protein, with product MATLLRADPTFYASPRLAAQAPPETLAYVVVVNPGDGPDGLATLDADRSSKTYGTVLNTLTTTHAGDELHHFGWNACSSSLCPYAAHPHVERRYLLAPGIRSSRIYVIDTKPDPRAPRIVKTIEPEEIANRAGYSRPHTSHCGPDGIYVSALGSPSGDGPGGIFIVDHDTFDVRGRWELDRGPQYLAYDFWWHLGYDTMVTSEWGTPKMIENGVIPEILFKGGYGHQLHIWDLPKRRHRQVIDLGAEQQMVLELRPAHDPSKAYGFVGVVTSLKDLSSSVWAWYQDGNTWKARKVIEIPAEPADPEQLPPILKGFKAVAPLVSDINLSLDDRFLYVSCWGTGEFLQYDVSDPFNPKKTGSAHLGGIVRRAAHPNSGALNGGPQMVEVSRDGKRVYVSNGLYKAWDDQFYPDGMKGWVAKLDVGDNGGIELDRNFFVQSEQRFHQVHLEGGDASSDSYCFS from the coding sequence ATGGCAACCTTGTTGCGGGCCGATCCGACCTTCTATGCCTCGCCTCGCCTGGCCGCCCAGGCGCCGCCCGAAACGCTGGCTTACGTCGTCGTCGTCAACCCCGGCGACGGCCCCGACGGGCTGGCCACGCTGGACGCCGATCGCAGCTCCAAGACGTACGGCACGGTGCTCAACACCCTGACGACGACGCACGCGGGTGACGAGCTCCACCACTTCGGCTGGAACGCGTGCAGCTCTTCCCTTTGCCCGTATGCCGCGCATCCGCATGTCGAGCGCCGCTACTTGCTGGCGCCCGGTATCCGCTCGTCGCGGATCTATGTCATCGACACCAAGCCGGATCCGCGCGCGCCGCGCATCGTCAAGACCATCGAGCCGGAGGAAATCGCGAACCGCGCCGGCTACAGCCGTCCCCACACGAGCCACTGCGGACCCGATGGGATCTACGTCAGCGCGCTTGGCTCCCCCAGCGGCGACGGGCCGGGCGGCATCTTCATCGTCGACCACGACACCTTCGATGTCCGCGGTCGCTGGGAGCTCGACCGCGGGCCGCAGTATCTCGCCTATGACTTCTGGTGGCACCTCGGCTACGACACAATGGTCACCAGCGAGTGGGGCACGCCGAAAATGATCGAGAACGGCGTCATTCCCGAGATCCTGTTTAAAGGCGGCTACGGCCACCAGCTGCACATCTGGGACCTGCCGAAGCGTCGCCATCGCCAGGTGATCGACCTCGGTGCCGAGCAGCAGATGGTGCTCGAGCTGCGCCCCGCGCACGATCCCAGCAAAGCGTACGGGTTCGTCGGTGTGGTCACCAGCCTGAAGGACCTGAGCTCTTCCGTTTGGGCCTGGTACCAGGACGGCAACACCTGGAAGGCCCGCAAGGTGATCGAGATCCCGGCGGAGCCGGCCGATCCCGAACAGCTCCCGCCCATCCTCAAGGGGTTCAAGGCGGTGGCGCCGCTGGTGAGCGACATCAACCTCTCCCTGGACGATCGCTTCCTCTATGTCTCGTGCTGGGGGACCGGCGAATTCCTCCAGTACGACGTCTCGGATCCGTTCAACCCCAAGAAGACCGGCTCCGCGCACCTGGGCGGGATCGTCCGGCGCGCCGCGCATCCGAACTCCGGCGCACTCAACGGCGGTCCGCAGATGGTCGAAGTAAGCCGTGATGGCAAGCGGGTGTATGTATCGAACGGGCTCTACAAGGCCTGGGACGACCAGTTCTATCCGGACGGGATGAAGGGTTGGGTCGCGAAGCTCGACGTGGGTGACAACGGTGGCATCGAGCTCGACCGCAATTTTTTCGTGCAGTCGGAGCAACGCTTCCACCAGGTGCATCTCGAGGGCGGCGACGCATCATCGGATTCGTACTGCTTCTCCTGA
- the proC gene encoding pyrroline-5-carboxylate reductase, with translation MSPLRGSTLSVVGAGVMAEAIIAGVLERKLVAAGSIVASHPRADRRHALSEKYGIHVTAENAEAAKRGDVVVLGIKPQVMPGVLAEIRGSLAPEKLVISIIAGATTETLRKGLNHNALVRVMPNTPAQIGEGVNIWYATPEATEAHREQARALLGALGHELQVGDERFVAMATAVSGTGPTYVFLVMEALIDSAVHLGFPRHLAHDLVLETIKGSVAFAERTQKHPAQLRDMVTSPGGTSAAALHELERGRLRTVLADAVWAAYRRTMSLSDSLSAGKDPEPMPPRSDN, from the coding sequence ATGAGTCCTCTCCGAGGATCGACGCTCAGCGTCGTCGGAGCCGGCGTGATGGCCGAGGCGATCATCGCCGGCGTCCTCGAGCGCAAGCTGGTCGCCGCCGGGTCCATCGTTGCCAGCCATCCTCGCGCCGACCGCCGGCACGCGCTTAGCGAAAAGTATGGAATCCACGTGACGGCCGAGAATGCCGAGGCGGCGAAGCGGGGTGACGTCGTAGTGCTGGGGATCAAGCCGCAGGTGATGCCGGGTGTTCTGGCCGAGATTCGTGGCAGCCTCGCGCCCGAGAAGCTGGTGATCTCGATCATCGCCGGGGCAACGACCGAGACGCTGCGCAAGGGTCTCAACCACAATGCGCTCGTCCGGGTCATGCCCAACACGCCGGCCCAGATCGGCGAGGGCGTGAACATCTGGTACGCCACGCCGGAGGCGACCGAGGCGCATCGCGAGCAAGCCCGCGCGTTGCTCGGCGCGCTCGGACACGAGCTGCAGGTGGGCGACGAGCGCTTCGTGGCGATGGCGACGGCGGTCAGCGGCACCGGTCCGACCTATGTCTTCCTGGTCATGGAGGCGCTGATCGACAGTGCGGTGCACCTCGGATTTCCCCGCCACCTGGCGCATGACCTCGTCCTCGAAACGATCAAGGGATCGGTCGCGTTCGCCGAGCGGACGCAAAAACATCCCGCGCAGCTTCGCGACATGGTGACCTCCCCGGGCGGGACGTCAGCGGCGGCGCTGCACGAGCTCGAGCGCGGCCGCCTGCGCACGGTGCTGGCCGATGCCGTCTGGGCCGCCTATCGGCGGACGATGTCCTTGTCGGACAGCCTCAGCGCCGGCAAAGATCCGGAGCCAATGCCGCCCCGCTCGGATAACTGA
- a CDS encoding ATP-binding cassette domain-containing protein — protein sequence MGFIELVEVGYAFPGGRTLFDKVSFKVPDGERVALVGANGVGKTTLLRLIAEADEAHQGLIRVIGRLARMPQLVHDPHSPATLRELLLAQAPVELARAGAALVAAERIMQAGATEAAGVAYADAVHRWGELGGYELEVSWNAASMTAMGEPFEAIGARVAHTFSGGELKRVLLEALFRSDAEVVLLDEPDNFLDVVGKEWLEATMTASRKTILYVSHDREFLGNTSTQIVTLEAKGSWTHPAPFGTYEDARQARIAGLEEDHRRYQEQRSALIATLKEYRRRAQSSDVWGPKVRAAESRLRLFDEKTELVERPREQKVTIRLGGGRTGTIALRIKELAFPGLVRPFSTEILFGQRVGVIGKNGTGKSHFVRLLAGHAVEHTGDWMLGARVTVGYFSQLHDSPHLARAAPLAVLSREGVDRTAAMGTLRRYELDGAADVPFEKLSGGQQARLQILVLEVRGSTMLVLDEPTDNLDVASADALEYALWKYEGTILAVTHDRWLLKSFQRFLVFGSDGLVKESDDPTWN from the coding sequence GTGGGATTCATCGAGCTGGTCGAGGTCGGCTACGCCTTTCCCGGTGGCCGGACCCTGTTCGACAAGGTCTCCTTCAAAGTCCCCGATGGCGAGCGCGTGGCCCTCGTCGGCGCCAACGGCGTGGGTAAGACCACGCTATTGCGGTTGATCGCCGAGGCCGACGAGGCGCATCAGGGCCTGATCCGCGTGATCGGGCGGCTGGCCCGGATGCCGCAGCTCGTCCACGATCCCCACTCCCCCGCCACGCTTCGCGAGCTGCTCCTCGCCCAGGCCCCAGTCGAGCTGGCGCGTGCGGGGGCGGCGCTGGTGGCGGCCGAGCGCATCATGCAGGCTGGCGCGACGGAGGCTGCCGGCGTCGCGTACGCCGATGCCGTCCATCGCTGGGGCGAGCTCGGTGGCTACGAGCTCGAAGTCAGCTGGAACGCCGCGTCCATGACAGCCATGGGCGAGCCGTTCGAGGCAATCGGCGCGCGCGTGGCACACACCTTCTCGGGCGGCGAGTTGAAACGCGTCCTGCTCGAAGCGCTGTTTCGCTCCGATGCGGAAGTTGTGCTGCTGGACGAGCCGGACAACTTCCTCGATGTCGTCGGCAAGGAGTGGCTCGAGGCCACCATGACTGCCAGCCGCAAGACGATCCTCTATGTGAGCCATGACCGCGAATTCCTGGGCAACACCTCGACGCAGATCGTGACCCTCGAGGCGAAGGGCAGCTGGACGCATCCCGCACCGTTCGGCACCTATGAGGATGCGCGTCAAGCACGCATCGCCGGCCTGGAGGAGGATCACCGCCGCTATCAGGAGCAGCGCTCGGCATTGATCGCGACGCTCAAGGAGTATCGCCGCCGTGCGCAATCTTCGGACGTGTGGGGCCCGAAAGTCCGAGCGGCTGAGAGCCGGCTTCGCCTGTTCGACGAAAAAACCGAGCTGGTCGAGCGGCCGCGCGAGCAGAAAGTCACGATCCGGTTAGGCGGGGGCCGCACCGGCACGATCGCGTTGCGGATCAAGGAGCTCGCCTTCCCGGGGCTCGTGCGACCGTTCAGCACCGAGATCCTCTTCGGTCAGCGCGTGGGCGTGATTGGCAAGAACGGGACGGGCAAGAGTCACTTCGTCCGGCTGCTCGCAGGTCACGCGGTCGAACACACGGGAGACTGGATGTTGGGTGCCCGCGTCACCGTCGGCTACTTTTCGCAGCTGCACGACTCGCCGCACCTCGCCCGCGCCGCGCCGCTCGCGGTCCTGAGCCGTGAAGGGGTCGACCGCACCGCCGCCATGGGGACGCTACGCCGCTACGAACTCGACGGCGCCGCCGACGTCCCGTTTGAGAAACTCTCGGGCGGCCAGCAGGCCCGCTTGCAGATTCTCGTGTTGGAGGTCCGCGGATCGACGATGCTCGTCCTGGACGAGCCGACCGACAACCTCGACGTCGCCTCGGCCGATGCGCTCGAGTACGCGCTCTGGAAGTACGAGGGCACCATCCTGGCGGTCACGCACGACCGCTGGTTGCTGAAGTCCTTTCAGCGCTTTCTCGTGTTCGGCTCAGACGGATTGGTGAAGGAGTCTGACGACCCGACCTGGAACTGA
- a CDS encoding DUF222 domain-containing protein → MVDAEPTLATGAYVAELLSAIDRFRQRPKANRQPAELAAELKGIRHGQDLLELEFSETTAQFAKTEEYDEQGSVSPIDWIRHHCRMSSGAVWNSLAVGEHLDELPRSVEAVESAEIGYAHLALMARTAQAVQGSSTAAPFEERELLEKARESSVGRLWYFCHHLRHATDPEAFTDEQKRATEARTLKMSTYEDGSLALEGWFDAVGGAVVRSALEPLAQPHGDHDERGREHRNADAFVEVCSHAQDTGVLPQRPHLQVTASLDTLRGLAGSPAGDMEYSLPVSSATVQRLACDGTITRVVLAPESVVIDVGRARRVVAGAMRRALNARDGHCKWPRCDRPASWSDAHHVVHWTNGGETDLTNMILLCHRHHWMAHEGGWQLVRTAEGEVLAVPPRPPGLARVADVDDPVEAARRFAEQLRVARRLRTDWPPGERAPADDAAWARVMEAHDAASHQANQRSDLDPNLPDPAA, encoded by the coding sequence GTGGTAGATGCCGAGCCAACCCTGGCGACGGGCGCCTACGTGGCGGAGCTGCTGAGTGCGATCGACCGCTTCCGCCAGCGTCCGAAAGCGAATCGCCAGCCGGCGGAGCTCGCCGCCGAGCTGAAAGGGATCCGGCATGGCCAGGACCTTCTCGAGTTGGAGTTCTCGGAAACCACCGCCCAGTTCGCCAAGACGGAGGAGTACGACGAGCAGGGATCGGTGAGCCCGATCGATTGGATCCGCCATCACTGCCGGATGTCGAGCGGTGCGGTCTGGAACAGCCTGGCGGTCGGTGAGCACCTCGATGAACTTCCGCGAAGCGTCGAAGCGGTCGAGAGCGCCGAGATCGGTTACGCCCATCTGGCGCTGATGGCCCGGACGGCGCAGGCCGTCCAGGGATCATCCACCGCCGCGCCGTTCGAGGAGCGCGAGTTACTCGAGAAGGCCCGCGAGTCCAGTGTCGGCCGTCTCTGGTATTTCTGTCATCACCTGCGCCACGCCACCGACCCCGAGGCGTTTACCGACGAGCAAAAGCGCGCAACCGAGGCGCGCACGTTGAAGATGAGCACCTACGAAGACGGCTCACTGGCCCTGGAGGGCTGGTTCGACGCGGTTGGTGGCGCCGTGGTTCGCAGCGCGCTCGAGCCGCTGGCCCAGCCGCATGGCGACCACGATGAGCGCGGCCGGGAACACCGCAACGCGGACGCCTTCGTCGAAGTCTGCAGTCACGCACAAGACACCGGCGTGCTTCCGCAGCGTCCGCATCTTCAGGTAACGGCTTCGCTCGACACGCTGCGGGGACTGGCCGGATCTCCGGCGGGTGACATGGAGTACTCGCTACCCGTGTCGTCGGCGACCGTGCAGCGCCTGGCATGCGATGGCACGATCACCCGCGTTGTGCTGGCACCCGAGTCTGTTGTGATCGACGTCGGACGCGCGCGTCGCGTGGTCGCCGGGGCCATGCGTCGCGCGCTCAACGCCCGCGACGGTCATTGCAAATGGCCGCGCTGCGATCGGCCGGCGTCCTGGAGCGATGCTCACCACGTCGTCCACTGGACGAATGGCGGCGAGACCGACCTCACGAACATGATCCTCTTGTGCCATCGACATCACTGGATGGCGCATGAGGGTGGCTGGCAACTGGTGCGGACCGCGGAAGGTGAGGTGCTGGCGGTGCCCCCTCGCCCGCCCGGGCTGGCGCGCGTGGCAGATGTTGACGATCCTGTTGAGGCTGCTCGCCGATTCGCGGAACAGCTGCGCGTCGCTCGACGCTTACGAACCGATTGGCCGCCAGGAGAACGCGCACCCGCCGACGACGCCGCGTGGGCCCGGGTCATGGAGGCGCACGATGCCGCGAGTCATCAGGCGAATCAGCGGTCGGACCTCGATCCCAACCTTCCGGACCCCGCCGCCTAA